The Heliomicrobium gestii genome segment CATGGCCACCGAAAGAATGGTGGCGATGGGGTTCGCTTTTTTCTGACCGGCGATGTCGGGAGCAGAGCCATGGGCCGGTTCGTAGAGAGCGACCTCTCCGCCGATGGAGGCTGACGCCAGCATGCCGAGGGAGGCCGACAGCATGGAGGCCTGGTCGGAGAGGATGTCGCCGAAGGTGTTTTCGGTGACGACCACATCAAATTGGCTGGGCCTGCGGACGAGCTGCATGGCCGCGTTATCGACATACATATGGGTGACAGTGATATCCGGATATTCGGCGGCGAGGCGGTTGACCGTCTCCCGCCAGAGGCGCGACGACTCCAGGACGTTCGCCTTATCGACGGAGCAGAGCTGTTTGTTGCGCTTGCCGGCCGCTTCAAAAGCCAGGCGGGCGATGCGCTCGATCTCGGGCGTCGAGTAGACCATGGTGTCCCAGGCCTTTTGGCCGCCTTCCACGTCTTCCCGGCCTTTGGCGCCGAAGTAGAGGCCGCCGGTCAGTTCGCGAATGATCACCATGTCCGTGCCGGAGAGAACCTCTTTTTTGAGGGTTGAGGCGTCCGCCAGGGCCTCATAGGTGCGGCAGGGACGGACGTTGGCGTAGAGGCCCAGCTCTTTGCGCAA includes the following:
- the leuB gene encoding 3-isopropylmalate dehydrogenase, which translates into the protein MTYRIAVLPGDGIGAEIVPQAIRVLEAIGAKYGISFTFTEGLIGGIAIDKTGHPLPQETLDLCRNSDAILLGAIGGPKWDNLPTHLRPEVGALLPLRKELGLYANVRPCRTYEALADASTLKKEVLSGTDMVIIRELTGGLYFGAKGREDVEGGQKAWDTMVYSTPEIERIARLAFEAAGKRNKQLCSVDKANVLESSRLWRETVNRLAAEYPDITVTHMYVDNAAMQLVRRPSQFDVVVTENTFGDILSDQASMLSASLGMLASASIGGEVALYEPAHGSAPDIAGQKKANPIATILSVAMMLEYSFNRVAEARDIEAAVEKVLAKGFRTGDIMEAGKTLVNTEEMTNRVLEELA